In the genome of Dermatobacter hominis, the window CGGCCGGTCCGGCGACGACGACGGTCGTCACGAGCGAGGTGCGGCGCCGAAGCTCGACGGCACCGAACACGCCGAGCGCCGCCACGGCGGCGCCGCCGACGAGCAGCACGAGGCCGCCCGCACCGCGCCCGTCGAAGCCGCCCTGGTCGCCCTTGACGAGGCGCACGCGCTGGTCGTCGGGGACTGCGGGCTGCGTCCCGTCCTTGGCCGCCTGGACGACGACGCGCCGGCTGTCGAAGGGGCCGCCGGCGCTGGTCACGAGCGTCATCCGGGACGGACCGGTCGGGTCGAGGACGTCGGTGTCGTCGCCGTCGACCTCCTTCACCGACGTGACCTTGTAGACGTAGACGCGGCCGTCCCGCATGCGGGCGTAGACCAGGGATCCGCTCGTCAGGTCCTTGAGCCGGCCGAACGAGTACCCCCACAGCGTGGAGTGGCCCAGCACGACCGTGTTGCCCTGGCCGGGCGTCGCCGAGCCCTCGCGCCAGCCCGGTCCGCCGCGGAGCAGTTCGGGGGTCGCACCGGTCACGACGACCTCGTTGAACCCGATCGCCGGGATCTGCAGCGCGAACGCCGGATCCCCGGAGGTGAGGCGGGGGTCGGCCTGCGTGTACTCGTCGGCGCGGTGCGTCTGGCGGACCCGGGCGAAGGCCGGGAGCAGGAACACGACGAGCAGGGCGAACGCCACGACCCCGCCCACGACGGCGATGACGGCCCGGCGGCCGAGCGAGGACCGCGGGTCGGGACCGGTCGGCGGCGGAGGATCGGGCTCGGGGAGGTCGACGGCGGGCTGCGGCGCCGAGGCGCCGTGCTCGAACTGCGACCCCTCAGGGGCCTGCTGCGGTGACGCCTCCGGGGGGACGGGCGGCCGGGGCGCCTCGGGGACGACGGGCGGCTGCGATGCGCCGTCCCGGAGGTCGACGACGTCGCTGCGGTGGTGGAGGTCGCTCCGTGCGTGGACGTCGGTCACGAGGCCCACGCCCGCTTCGTGGCGAGGTTGCGCAGGATGATGAACGTGAGCGCACCGAGGCCGAGCGTCACCACGCGGTCGAGCGGCGACAGCGAGAGCGTGGGCAGCTCCATCGGCATCCTCCGGCTGATCGCCGCCGCCTCCGCCGCCTCATCGCCCACGGCGCCACCGCCGCCCGAGGCGCCGCCACTGCCGTCGACGCCGCCCGACTCGGTGATCGTCTCGAGCGGCGTGAAGCCGGAGTCGTCGACGGTCCCGTCGTCGTAGCTGCCCGGATCGCCGTATCCGAGGTCCGAATAGCCGCCGTCCGGCGCCAGCTCCCCGGACCCGTCGCCGTCGCCCGCCGGCGGGTCGCACAGCTTCATCGACGACACGCCGGTGATGGCGCCGGCGGGTGCGTAGGGTGCGCCGTCCTTCGACGTGACGACCTCGCCACCCGCCGACCCGCAGTTGCTCTCGACGATCTGGTTGGCGGCCGTCAGCGCCTCGACGACCATCTTGTCGGTGATCTGCCCGTCGCCGATCTGCGCGGCCTGCGCCCGTCCCGTCGTCACCTGCGTGCGGATGATGGTCGCCACTGCGTTGGCCTGGGCGGCGGTCAGCCCCGAGGCCGGTGCGTAGAGGCGGTTGACCCAGGTCAGGGGGTACGCCCCGGGCACCGGTGTGGTCGCACCCGTGAGCGGTGCGCCGTCGCCGGCCGCGACCGCGGCGGTGATGGCCGCCGGAGTGGCGCTCACCCACTCGCCGGCGCCGTTGCGCAGCTGGGCGGTGTAGAGGGGGATCTGCTCCGCCTTCGGTCGTGCGGCGTTGAGGAAGACCGACTCGGCCACCTTGCCGGGGGGCACGAAGGCGAACGCACCCGAGAAGTTCAGGATCGAGTCGCTGCCGCTCAGGCCCTCGCGAATCAACGACAGCACGTCGTCCATCGACCGCCGCGAGGTCTGGCTGTCGACCGGCCAGACCTCCGACGGCTTGGTGTCCGCCGTCTGGCCCGGGGTCTGGGCCATCCACGCCCGCCAGTCCTGGGGCTGGGTCGCCTCGACGTAGCGCTCCAGGTAGTAGTTCGAGGCGTCCGCGCCGGAGCGCACGATCGCTCGGGGGATGTCGTTCGGCGCGATCAGGGTGCGTCCGGCCAGGGCGCCGGGATCCTGGTTCGCCTTGAACTCGGTCGAGGCGAAGACGCTGCGGCCGGAGAAGATCATCTGCCCCACAGCCGACGGGGTCAGGCGGAACGGGCCGGTGAACGGCGAGATGTCGGCGAGCGCGCACGGGCTCTCTCCGTCCTCGTTCAGCTCCTCGCACCGCAGGGGCCAGGCCCGGAGCCATGCGTCCGCGGTCGGGAAGCGGTCGCCCGCGATCGGAGCGGGGATGTAGCCGAACGCCGCCAGCGCCGTGGCCTGCACCGGTGCGGAGATGACGCCCCGACCGGACTTCTGGAGGTCCGAGAGCTCCTGCGGGCCGAAGCCGACGCCGGACACGATCATGTCGGTGTCGCCCGCCACGAACGACGCCCGGGCGTCGGCGGTGTCGGTCAGGATCGTCTGCAGCGACAGGTCCACATCGGCGCCCTCGAGCCGGGCGATCGCCGAGCTGATCATCGAGTTGGCCTCGCCGCTGAGCTGGACGTCGAGGTCGACCGCGGTCGGGGCGTCGGCGTCCTGGGCCCGTGCCGACTGCGGCAGCGCGACCCACGCCGCCGCGAGGGCCAGCATGACCACTCGGGCGAAGACGACGCGGCGCGGCGTGGGCCGGCGGGAGCGGGCGCGACTCACGAGCGGGCCAACCCCGACTTCGTCCCCCGGGCGATCACGGTCCCCAGCGCGACGAGCGCGCCGCCGAGGAGGAACGTGAACACGACGTCGCTGTTCTCCGGGCCGGCGGTGCCGCCCTTGGCCGCGGCGTTGCTGCCCGACGCCCCGGCGGCGGCCTGCTCGGCCGCGGCCGCATCGGCGGCTGCGGCCGCGGCGGCGGCATCGGTCGCGCCGGCTGCGGCCGACGGGTCGGCGGCGCCCGAGGCCGCCGGGTCGACGGCGCCCCCTCCGGCGCCGGCCCCGCCCGCGGCGCCGGCCCCGCCCGCACCTGCGTTCGCCCCGGGCGCCGCGGCGGGAGCCGCCGGACCGTTCTGGACCCGGACCTGCGCCGGCGCGTTGCACGTGGCGGTCGCCGGCCGCGCCGGGGCGCCGGGGATCTTGGCGATGGCGTCGAGCGCGATGTTCACGAGCGGTTCGCTGAGCCGCGAGTAGAAGAGCGGCTCGGACCGGCGCTGGCCCTGGCACGCCGCGTAGTTCAGGAACGTGGCCAGGACCTTGCCCTTCTCGGCGTTGAACCCGGCGGTCTGGGCGATCGCATACGAGTACGTCGACGGGAAGTACGCCTTCGGGTCGGTGCCGCCGTAGCTCAGCTCGAAGGTGCCGTTGCCCCGCGGCTGCGCGTAGGCCAGCGCGATCGTCGAGTTCGGGGGGTTGGGCGGCGTGAACGCCCCGGCCGGGTTCTGCACCGAGGCCACCGGCAGCTTGGTGATCGTCTTGAAGCCGGTCTCGATGTAGGTGATCGAGTCCGCGCCGGTCGATCCGTTGGCGACCGACTTGGCGATGCCGTCGGAGCTGTAGGCGGCGCTCACGCTGCCGAAGCCGCGGGGCCAGACCGAGATCGGCTTGCCCTGGGCCAGGTACTGGTCCTGGCCGAACGGGCCGCCGCCGATGGTCTGCTGGAACTTCCGCCAGACGTCGGGCGCGCGGGCGATGCAGAACTCGCTGAGCACGTAGCTGGTGCCGGCGCGGTCGTCGCGGACCACCGGTCGGATCGGCCGGTCCGGCAGCGGCGCCCCCGGATTGGCGGCCGCGATGCCGGGGTCGTTCCACTTGATCCCCGGCTCGGTGAAGATCCGGCACGCCTCGCGCTGTGTCAGCTTGAGGTCCGAGATCCGCTGCCCGTTCGTGCCCACCACGTTGAACATGAACGCCACCGCGCCTGCGGCGACCGGGACGTACACGAAGTCCTTGCGGCCGGAGCCGTTCAGCGTCCCCTGCTCGTCGGGCAGGAACTGGATGTCGCTCTGGCCGAAGTCGAGCGCGCCCGACATGTAGCGCTCACGACCGAAGCCCGACCCGGTGGCGCTGTAGTTGATGCTGAGCTTGTACGGCGGGTTGGCCACGTCGGCCTTCCACTGGTCCATCAGCAGGCCGACGAACGACGAGCCGCCGCCGGTCACGATCGGCCCCTCGGCCGAGGCGCCCGGGACGACGAGGACCGAGCTCGCGGCCAGCACGCCGACGGCGACGAGCGCTCGCAGGAACGTGCGCATCACCCGAACCTCCCGCTGACGTAGTCGAGCGTCCGTGGATCGGACGGGTCGCTGAACATGACGTCGGTCGGGCCGATCTCGACGATTCGGCCCGGCTGGCCCAGCTCCTCGACGAGGAAGAAGGCGCACTGGTCGCTGACGCGCTGGGCCTGCTGCATGTTGTGCGTGACGATCACGATGGTGATGTCGTCGCACAGCTCACGGATCGTCTCCTCGATCACCCGGGTGGAGATCGGGTCGAGCGCCGAGCACGGCTCGTCCATCAGCAGGACGTCGGGGCTCACGGCGAGCGAGCGGGCGATGCACAGCCGCTGCTGCTGACCGCCCGACAGCGACATGCCGCCCTCGCCGAGGCGATCCTTGACCTCGTTCCACAGCCCGGCGCGGCGCAGGCACGTCTCGACGAGCTCGTCCCGGTCGGGCACCGAGATGCCGGCCAGCCCGAGGCCGGCGAGGACGTTGTCGGCGATCGACATGGCCGGGAACGGGTTCGGCTTCTGGAACACCATCCCGATGCGGAGTCGCACCTCGGTGGCGTTCATCTCCTCCGAGTAGATGTCGATGCCGTCGAGCAGGACCCGGCCCGACAGCGCAGCACCCGGGACGAGCTCGTGCATGCGGTTGAGGGCCCGCAGGAAGGTGGACTTGCCGCAGCCCGAGGGGCCGATCAGCGCGGTGACCTCGGTCGGCTCGACGGACAGCGAGCAGCGCTCGAGCACCTTGCGTCCGCTGAACCACATGCTGAGGTCGGTCACGTCGAGGCGGGCGGCGTGCTCCGCCGGGACCTTCGGCACGTCGGTGATCGTCACCGGGTCCCAGAGCGACGGCGCGTCGTGCGGCCGAGGGTCCGGCGCCACGGTGATCGGGTCGACCGGGTGGTGGTGGGGCGCCTCGCCGGCGGGAGGGGCGTACGGCGGTGGCGCGGCAGGCGCCGGTGCGGGCGGCGACGCCGCCGGGGCGGGAC includes:
- a CDS encoding phosphate ABC transporter ATP-binding protein, giving the protein MWFSGRKVLERCSLSVEPTEVTALIGPSGCGKSTFLRALNRMHELVPGAALSGRVLLDGIDIYSEEMNATEVRLRIGMVFQKPNPFPAMSIADNVLAGLGLAGISVPDRDELVETCLRRAGLWNEVKDRLGEGGMSLSGGQQQRLCIARSLAVSPDVLLMDEPCSALDPISTRVIEETIRELCDDITIVIVTHNMQQAQRVSDQCAFFLVEELGQPGRIVEIGPTDVMFSDPSDPRTLDYVSGRFG
- a CDS encoding sortase, with translation MGLVTDVHARSDLHHRSDVVDLRDGASQPPVVPEAPRPPVPPEASPQQAPEGSQFEHGASAPQPAVDLPEPDPPPPTGPDPRSSLGRRAVIAVVGGVVAFALLVVFLLPAFARVRQTHRADEYTQADPRLTSGDPAFALQIPAIGFNEVVVTGATPELLRGGPGWREGSATPGQGNTVVLGHSTLWGYSFGRLKDLTSGSLVYARMRDGRVYVYKVTSVKEVDGDDTDVLDPTGPSRMTLVTSAGGPFDSRRVVVQAAKDGTQPAVPDDQRVRLVKGDQGGFDGRGAGGLVLLVGGAAVAALGVFGAVELRRRTSLVTTVVVAGPAVALGVGLVLFHLDSFLPMTY
- a CDS encoding substrate-binding domain-containing protein — protein: MRTFLRALVAVGVLAASSVLVVPGASAEGPIVTGGGSSFVGLLMDQWKADVANPPYKLSINYSATGSGFGRERYMSGALDFGQSDIQFLPDEQGTLNGSGRKDFVYVPVAAGAVAFMFNVVGTNGQRISDLKLTQREACRIFTEPGIKWNDPGIAAANPGAPLPDRPIRPVVRDDRAGTSYVLSEFCIARAPDVWRKFQQTIGGGPFGQDQYLAQGKPISVWPRGFGSVSAAYSSDGIAKSVANGSTGADSITYIETGFKTITKLPVASVQNPAGAFTPPNPPNSTIALAYAQPRGNGTFELSYGGTDPKAYFPSTYSYAIAQTAGFNAEKGKVLATFLNYAACQGQRRSEPLFYSRLSEPLVNIALDAIAKIPGAPARPATATCNAPAQVRVQNGPAAPAAAPGANAGAGGAGAAGGAGAGGGAVDPAASGAADPSAAAGATDAAAAAAAADAAAAEQAAAGASGSNAAAKGGTAGPENSDVVFTFLLGGALVALGTVIARGTKSGLARS